The proteins below come from a single Brevundimonas sp. LM2 genomic window:
- the lexA gene encoding transcriptional repressor LexA — translation MLTKKQHELLMFIHERIKETGVSPSFDEMKEALDLASKSGIHRLITALEERGFIRRLAHRARALEVVKLPEQATTGPVRGRAPFRPDVIEGGGRPRPVEPANDTRELVLVGKIAAGVPIAAIQQDHGRYSVPEAMLGAGEHYMLEIEGDSMIEAGILNGDLVVIKRVDTASSGEIVVALVEGEEATLKRLRRKGNSIALEPANRAYETRIFGPDQVEVQGKLVGLIRQYH, via the coding sequence ATGCTGACCAAAAAACAGCACGAACTCCTGATGTTCATCCATGAACGGATCAAGGAGACCGGCGTCTCCCCCTCGTTCGACGAGATGAAGGAGGCGCTGGACCTGGCGTCCAAGTCGGGTATCCATCGGCTGATCACGGCGCTGGAGGAACGCGGCTTCATCCGCCGTCTCGCCCACCGCGCTCGGGCGCTCGAGGTCGTCAAACTCCCGGAACAGGCCACGACTGGACCGGTCCGGGGCCGTGCCCCCTTCCGCCCCGACGTCATCGAGGGCGGCGGACGACCCCGCCCGGTCGAGCCCGCCAACGACACTCGCGAACTGGTGCTGGTCGGCAAGATCGCCGCCGGCGTGCCCATCGCGGCCATCCAGCAGGACCACGGCCGCTATTCGGTGCCCGAGGCCATGCTGGGCGCGGGCGAGCACTACATGCTCGAGATCGAGGGTGATTCGATGATCGAGGCCGGCATCCTCAACGGCGACCTGGTGGTCATCAAACGCGTCGACACCGCCTCCTCCGGCGAGATCGTCGTTGCCTTGGTCGAGGGCGAGGAAGCCACCCTCAAACGGCTGCGCCGCAAGGGCAACTCCATCGCCCTGGAGCCCGCCAACCGCGCCTATGAGACCCGCATCTTCGGCCCCGACCAGGTCGAGGTCCAGGGCAAGCTGGTCGGCCTGATCCGCCAGTATCACTGA